GAACCCCCACGGGTGTGACCCCAGGCGATTTTGAGTCGCCCTCGTCTGCCATTCCGACACTCCGGCACGGCGCGCGCGGCAGACCGACTCAGATGTAATCGTATCATCGGCGGCCGCCGGCCGCCAGTGCGCCGGGCCCCGGCCTTCGCCGGGGCCTAACGGCTCCGCTCGTAGATCAGCCTGAGCCCTTCGAGCACCAGCATCGGATCGTGGTGGTCGAGGCAGCCGCACTCCCCGACCACAAGATCGGCCCAGCCGCCGGTGGCGACTGTGACCGCGGGCGTCCCCAGTTCGTCGCGGATGCGCCGCACGACATCGGTGACCAGGCCGACAAACCCGAAGACGATGCCGGCCTGCATCGCGGTCGTCGTCGAGCGCCCGATCGCGGTGCGCGGCGCGAGCAGCGGCACGCGGTGCAGCTGGGCGGCGTGCTCCGCCAGCGCGTCGACCGAGATGCCGATGCCGGGCGCGATGGCGCCGCCGAGGAAGTCGCCGTCGCGTGAAACCACCGAGAAGGTCGTCGCGGTCCCGAGGTCCACGACGATCGCCGGACCGCCGTGGCGGGCGAACGCGGCGACCGCGGCGCAGATCCGGTCCGCCCCGACCTCGCGCGGATTCTCGTACAGGATGCGCATGCCGGTCGGGGTGTCCGAGTCGGCGACCAGCGGGGCGACGTGGAAGTAGTCGCGGGCCAGCCGGCCCATCGTCTCCGTCAGCGCCGGGACGACCGAGCTGATCGCCACGCCGCCAACGGCGTCGAACCGGAGGCCGGCGGTGTCGAACAGCCCGCGGACCAGCACCGCGTATTCGTCCGCCGGCCGGCTCGTATCGCTCGACACGCGCCAGTGGTGCAGCAGGTCGCGGCCCCGATAGACCCCGATTTTGGTCAAGGTGTTGTTGGCGTTGAGCGCGACCAGCAGCGGCGTGTCCACGGTCCCATCATACCTCCAAAAACGGCTCGGGACCGCACCCCGCGACCTGAGCCCCCTCGCCGGCCCATGCTATAATTTTAGGTAGATGTCTCCCGCCGATCGCCGCACACTGCTTCTCGTCGACGCGAACGGCCTCGTGTACCGCGCCTTCTTCGCGCTTCCCTACTTTACGACGCGCGACGGCCGCCCCACGAACGCCGTCTACGGGTTCACGACGATGCTCCTCAAAGTGCTGGAGGAGCAGGCGCCGACCCATGTCGCGGTGGCGTTCGACAAGCCCGGACCGACGTTTCGGCACGAGGCGTTCGCGGAGTACAAGGCGCTCCGGCGGCCGATGCCCGACGATCTGCGGCCGCAGATCGCCCTTGCCAGGCAGGTTGTGGAAGTCCTGGAGCTGCCGATGTTCGAAGTGGCCGGCTTCGAGGCCGACGATGTGATCGGCACGCTGGTGCGCCGCGCCGAAGCCGACGGCCTCGACACGCTGATCGTCACGGGTGACCTCGACGCGCTGCAGCTCGTCTCGCCGCACACGAAGGTCATGATGACGAGCCGCGGGATCAGCGAGACGGTCATCTATGACGAGGCGGGCGTGGAGGCGAAGCTCGGGGTCGCGCCGGCCCAGGTCCCGGACTTCAAGAGCCTCAAAGGCGATTCGACCGACAACATCCCCGGCGTTCCGGGGGTGGGCGACAAGACGGCGGGGCGCCTCTTGGCCGGCGGGGTCACAGTCGAGGCGCTGCTCGCGGACCTCAACGGCATGTCCGACGCGCGGCTGCGCGCCAAACTGGCCGAGCACCGCGAGCAGATCCTGTCCAGCAAGCACATCGCGACGATCGCCACGGACATCGACCTGCCGATCGATTGGGCGGCGCTGCGGCGGCACACGCCGGACATGGAGCGCGTGCGCGCCCTCTTCACCGACCTCGAGTTCCGCACGCTGCTCGACCGGCTGGGCGTGGCGACGGCCGCGCCGGCGGATCAGACGCGCGGAACGTATCGTACGATTGCGGCCTCGGATCTCGGCGCGGTCCTCGCGACCGCGACGCAGCTCGCGGTCTCGCCGGTTGCCGAGGAAGGGCATCCGTTCTCCGCCCGGCTGCGCGGCGTCGCGCTGGCAACGCGGCCCGGGGAAGGCGTCTACCTCGAAATCGGCGGCGACGTCCCGCGGCCGCTCGCGGATGCGCTGGAGCGCGAAGACCTGCCGAAGCTGAGCCAGGACGTCAAGCGCGACGTGCTGCTGCTGGAAGGCGCCGGTCTCGCGCCGCGCGGCTTCGTCTTCGACGTCGGCCTGGCCTCGTACGCGCTCGATCCGGCGAAGCGCAGCCACACGCTGGCGACCGCGGCCTTTGACTTTCTGCACTGGCAGCTGCACGAAGGGGCGGCCGAACCCGGCGGACTGGCGCTCGGGGAGAGCCCGGCCGAGGCGGCCGGCGAGGAAGCCGACCTGATCGTCCGCCTGCGGGACCCGATGGAGCGGGGACTGCGCACGCGGGAGGTCGACCGGCTGTACCGCGACCTGGATCTGCCCCTCGCACTCGTGCTGGCGCGCATGGAGCGCGTCGGCGTGGCGATCGACGCCGCGGCGCTGCGGGCGCTGTCGGTGTCGTTTCGCGAGCGCCTGGAGGTGCTGACCCGCGACATCCACCGGCTCGCGGGGACGGAGTTCAACATCGGCTCGCCGAAGCAGCTGGCGTTCGTACTGTTCGAGAAGCTCCAGCTGCCCGCGCAGAAGAAGACCAAGACCGGATACTCGACGGACGCGGAGGTCCTCGAGCAGCTCGCGCCGCTCAGCGAGGTCGTGGAGAAGATCCTGGAGCACCGCCGCCTCAGCAAGCTGCTCGGCACCTACGTCGACGCGCTGCCCGCCGCGCTGCACCCGGCGACCGGGCGGCTGCACCCGACCTACAACGAGGCGGGGTCCAGCACCGGCCGCATCGTCACCACGGAGCCCAACCTCCAGAACATTCCGATCTTCGAGGAGGACGGCCGCGAGGTACGGCGTGCCTTCGTGGCGGGGCGCCCCGACCACGTTCTGCTCTCGGCCGACTACTCGCAGATCGAGCTGCGGGTGCTCGCCCACATCACGGAGGATCCGGGTCTGCTCGCGGCGTTTCAGGAAGGCCGCGACATTCACACGGCCACGTCGGCCGAAGTTTTCGGCGTCTCGCCGGACTCGGTCACGGCGGAGATGCGCCGGCAGGCCAAGATGTTCAACTACGGGATCGCCTACGGCATCACCGACTTCGGGCTCGCCGCGCGGCTCAAGACCAGCCGCGAGGAGGCGCGCGCGTTCATGGACGCCTACTTCGCGCGCTATGCCCGCGTCGCGGACTACATGCGCGAAGCCGTCGAGCGGTGCCGCCGCGATGGGGACGTCCGGACGCTGCTCGGCCGCCGGCTGCCGGTGCCCGACATCCTGAGCCGCCACCGGCCGACGCGCGAGCGCGCGGAGCGCGTCGCGATCAACGCCGCGATCCAGGGGACCGCGGCGGATATCATCAAGCTCGCAATGCTGAAGATCGCCCGGGAGCTGCTGCCGCGCTTCCCGGGCGTCGAGATGGTGCTGCAGATCCACGACGAGCTGCTGTTCGAGATGCCGAAGGACCTGGTGCGCGACGTGGCGCCGGAGATTCGCCGGCTGATGGCCGACGCGTATCCGCTGCGCGTCCCGCTGCCCGTGGATGCCGGCATCGGCCCCAACTGGCTTGACCTGACCGACGTCGCGTGATGGTCCGCCGGCGCCCCGGCGCGCTCCGGATCGGCCTGACGGGAGGGGTGGCGAGCGGCAAGAGCACCGTCGCCGCGGCCCTCCGCGCGCGCGGCGCGGCGATCGTCGACGCCGACGCGATCGCGCGCGAGGTGGTCCGTCCCGGCGAACCGGCGTATCAGGGCATCGTGGAGGCCTTCGGCCCGTCCGTGGTCGGGCCGGACGGCGCGCTCGACCGCAAGGCGCTGGCGCGGCGCGTCTTTGCCGATGAGGACGCCCGCCGGCGTCTCAACGCGCTGACCCATCCCCACATCCGGCGGCGGATGGCGGAGGAGGCCGCGCGCCTCACCGCGTCCGGGGGGACCCCGGTGATCGTCTTCGACATCCCGCTGCTGCTCGACACGACCGACGGCCGCGATCTCGCTCTCGATGGCATTGTCGTCGTCTACGCGGATCCGGAGACCCGGCTGCGGCGATTGACCGCCCGTGACGGCCTGCCGGAGGACGACGCGCGGCGGCGTCTCGCCGCGCAAACGCCGCTCGAGGACAAAGTGAAGCGGGCGAACTGGGTGATCGACAACTCCGGGAGACCGGAGGAGACAGAGGCGCAGGTGGAGCGCTTCTGGCAGACGTTGATGGAACGTGCCCGTGGCTGACTCCGGGCGGGAGGCCGACGGCCCGACAAAGCCGCGCGTGCTGGTGACCGGCGGAACGGGCCTGGTTGGGGGCGCGATCGTCCGCGCGCTGCTGAAGCGGGGACGGGCGGTGCGCGTGCTGGCGCGGGATCCCGGCCGGGCCCGCGGACTGTTCGACTCGAACGTGGACGTTGCGCCCGGCAATCTTCAGCATCCGGAGAGTCTGCGCGCGGCCTGTCGAGGGATTGAGGAAGTCTATCACGTTGCCGGCGCGGTGGATACGCACGAGCACGGAGACGCGGAGATCCTGGACACGAACGTCGAGGGGACGCGCCGGCTGCTCGCGGCCGCGCACGCGGCGGGGGTCTCTCGGGTCGTGTACACGAGTTCCGTGTCTGTGTACGGGGACCGGCTTCCGCTTGGGGTCGCGGAAGACGCTCCGCCGGCCCCGGCCGGGGTGTACGGGGTCTCTAAAGTTCAGGCGGAGCGGTTGGTGCGGGAGGCGATCTCGGCCGGGCTGCGCGCGGTGATCGTCCGTCCGTGCATCGTCTACGGGCCGGGCGACCGCTACTTCGTGCCCCAGGCGTTGCGCGTTGTGCGGCTGCCGGTCGTGCCGCTTCCGGACGGCGGGCGCCACGTCGTCGATCTGGTGCACGCGGACGACCTGGCGACCGCGCACCTGCTGCTCATGGCCGCCGGACAATCCGGCGAGGCCTACAACGTGACGGGCGGCGGCCGCCTCCAGGCCGGAGAGCTCATCCGGCTGATGGCCGGGGCGCTCCACCGGTCTCCGTGGCTGCCGCCGGTGCCGCGGTCGGTGGCGACCGGCCTCAAACCGTTCATTAATGTGGCCGGACGTCTGTGGGGCCTGCGCGAACTGGCGCGCCTCGACTGGCAGGAGATGAACGGGGTGTTCAGCGATTACCACTTCGATATCTCCAAGGTCGCGGCGCTGGGGTACGTCCCGCGCATCGACACGCGCACCGCACTCCCTCACGAGATTCGCGAGCGGGACGGGTCGTTTCAGCGCCGCCGGCAGTAACGACCGGCCTCCGCGGCCGTCCCGCGCGGGTCAGGGTGTTCGGTAGTCTCCGTCCAACCAGTGGTCCTCGTTTCGGGCCCGATGCTATAATTATGTGATGGCTCAGTTCAAGATGGTCACAGATCAAGCTCCGGCCGGCGACCAGCCCCAGGCGATTGCGAAGCTCATTGAGGGCACAAGGCGCGGCGACCGCTACCAGACCCTGCTTGGAGTCACGGGCAGCGGCAAGACTTTTACTGTTGCGAAGGTCATAGAGGCGATCCAGCGACCCACGCTCGTGCTGGCCCACAACAAGACGCTGGCCGCACAGCTGTACGGCGAGATCCGGCAGTTCTTCCCCGACAACGCCGTGCGCTATTTCGTCTCCTACTACGACTACTACCAGCCCGAGGCGTACGTCCCGCAGACGGACCTCTACATCGCGAAGGACGCGTCCATCAACGACGAAATCGACCGGCTGCGGCACGCCTCGACGAAGGCCCTGATGGAGCGCCGCGACGTCGTCGTCGTGGCGTCCGTGTCGTGCATCTACGGCTTGGGCTCACCCCAAGACTACGAGGACGTCATGCTGTTCGTGCGCCGGGGCGAACGGCGGTCGCGCGACGACATCCTCCGCCGCCTCGTCGATATCCAGTACGAGCGCAACGACATCGACTTCGCGCGCGGGCGGTTCCGCGTGCGCGGCGACGTGATCGAGGTGTTTCCGGCCTACGAGGACCGCGCCGTGCGCATCGAGCTGTTCGGCGACGAGGTGGAGCGCATCCACGAGGTCAACCCGCTCACCGGCGAGATCCTGGACGGCAAGCCGGCGGTCGCGATCTGGCCCGCGAAGCACTGGGTGACCACGGCCTCCAAGCTCGAGCAGTCGCTCGGCCGCATCGAGGCCGAGCTGCGCGAGCGCCTGCAGTGGTTCAAGGACCAGGGCAAGCTGCTCGAGGCCCAGCGTCTGGAGTTCCGGACGAAGTACGACCTCGAGATGCTGCGGGAGGTCGGGTACTGTCCCGGCATCGAGAACTACTCGCGGCACCTCGCCGGCCGGGCCGCCGGGGAGCGGCCGGGCTGCCTCCTCGACTACTTCCCGAAGGACTTCCTGGTGTTCCTCGACGAGTCGCACGTCACCGTCCCTCAAGTTCGCGGCATGGTCGAGGGCGACCGGGCGCGCAAGCGGAACCTCGTGGACTTCGGGTTCCGCCTGCCGTCGGCGTTCGACAACCGGCCGCTGACATTCGAGGAGTTCGGCGCGCTGGTGCCGCAGGCGGTCTTCGTCTCCGCGACCCCCGGGCCGTACGAACTCGAGGTGTCGACGCAGGTGGTCGAACAGATCGTCCGGCCGACGGGGCTCGTCGATCCGCAGGTCGAGATCCGGCCGGCGAAGGGCCAGGTCGACGACCTCATCGCCGAGATCAAGGCGCAGGTGGAGAAAGGCGAGCGCACGCTGGTCACGACGCTGACCAAGCGCATGGCCGAGGATCTCGCCGACTACCTTCAGGAGATGGGCGTCAAGGTCCACTACCTGCACGCCGAGGTGGAGACGCTGCAGCGGGTGCAGATTTTGAAAGACCTGCGCCTCGGCACCTACGACGTGCTCGTCGGCATCAACCTGCTGCGCGAGGGCCTCGATCTGCCGGAAGTTTCGCTGGTGGCGATCCTCGACGCCGACCGCGAAGGCTATCTGCGATCCGAGACCAGCCTCGTGCAGACGATGGGCCGTGCCGCGCGGAACGTCGGCGGACGTGTGCTGCTGTACGCGGACGAGACGACCGACTCGATGCGCCGTGCCATCGAGGAGACGAACCGGCGCCGCGTGATTCAGGTGCGGTACAATGAGGAGCACGGGATCACCCCCCAGTCCATCGTGAAGCCCATTCTCGACCACATCGAGCTGCAGGAAGTGGCCGAGGACCCCGCCGGCTACGGTGGGGAGCAGGACGGCGCGGCCGCGAACGCGCCTGCGGCGCCCCGGACCGGCGCGGTATTGACCGCCGAGGAGCTGATCGGGCTGGCCGAGCAGCACCGCAGCCCGGTGTCGTGGGACATCGCGCGTCTGCTGATGCTGAGCCCGGCGGAGCTCGAGCAGACGATCGAGGCGCTGGAACGGGCGATGCGTCACGCGGCGGGCGAGCTGCAGTTCGAGAAGGCCGCGGCGCTGCGGGACCAGATCAACGAGCTGCGCAAGGGATTGGGCGAGCCGTTTTTCGCCGCGGCCGGCGGCCGCGGACGAGGCGGCCGGCCGCGGGGGCAGGGCGGGGCCCGAGGAAGACCAGGGCGGTCGTCCTGGCGCCGCCGTTAATTTCATCGTGGCCGGGAGCGGAGCGGACGGCGGGCATAGCGCGGGGCCGTCGAGCGGAGAATCGAACACTCAAGGAGCGGAGTAAGCAGGCGCATGCCCCTGGACCGGATCGTCGTGCGCGGCGCGCGCGAGCACAACCTGGCCGGCATCGATCTCGAGATCCCCCGCGACCGCTTGGTCGTGCTGACCGGGATTTCGGGCTCGGGCAAATCGTCGCTCGCGTTCGATACGATCTACGCCGAGGGACAGCGGAAGTACGTGGAATCGCTGTCGGCGTACGCGCGGCAGTTCCTCGGCCTGATGGAGAAGCCCGACGTCGACCACATCGAGGGGCTCAGCCCCGCGGTGTCGATCGACCAAAAGGGCGCCCCGCGCAACCCTCGATCGACGG
The DNA window shown above is from bacterium and carries:
- a CDS encoding NAD-dependent epimerase/dehydratase family protein, encoding MADSGREADGPTKPRVLVTGGTGLVGGAIVRALLKRGRAVRVLARDPGRARGLFDSNVDVAPGNLQHPESLRAACRGIEEVYHVAGAVDTHEHGDAEILDTNVEGTRRLLAAAHAAGVSRVVYTSSVSVYGDRLPLGVAEDAPPAPAGVYGVSKVQAERLVREAISAGLRAVIVRPCIVYGPGDRYFVPQALRVVRLPVVPLPDGGRHVVDLVHADDLATAHLLLMAAGQSGEAYNVTGGGRLQAGELIRLMAGALHRSPWLPPVPRSVATGLKPFINVAGRLWGLRELARLDWQEMNGVFSDYHFDISKVAALGYVPRIDTRTALPHEIRERDGSFQRRRQ
- the polA gene encoding DNA polymerase I, whose product is MSPADRRTLLLVDANGLVYRAFFALPYFTTRDGRPTNAVYGFTTMLLKVLEEQAPTHVAVAFDKPGPTFRHEAFAEYKALRRPMPDDLRPQIALARQVVEVLELPMFEVAGFEADDVIGTLVRRAEADGLDTLIVTGDLDALQLVSPHTKVMMTSRGISETVIYDEAGVEAKLGVAPAQVPDFKSLKGDSTDNIPGVPGVGDKTAGRLLAGGVTVEALLADLNGMSDARLRAKLAEHREQILSSKHIATIATDIDLPIDWAALRRHTPDMERVRALFTDLEFRTLLDRLGVATAAPADQTRGTYRTIAASDLGAVLATATQLAVSPVAEEGHPFSARLRGVALATRPGEGVYLEIGGDVPRPLADALEREDLPKLSQDVKRDVLLLEGAGLAPRGFVFDVGLASYALDPAKRSHTLATAAFDFLHWQLHEGAAEPGGLALGESPAEAAGEEADLIVRLRDPMERGLRTREVDRLYRDLDLPLALVLARMERVGVAIDAAALRALSVSFRERLEVLTRDIHRLAGTEFNIGSPKQLAFVLFEKLQLPAQKKTKTGYSTDAEVLEQLAPLSEVVEKILEHRRLSKLLGTYVDALPAALHPATGRLHPTYNEAGSSTGRIVTTEPNLQNIPIFEEDGREVRRAFVAGRPDHVLLSADYSQIELRVLAHITEDPGLLAAFQEGRDIHTATSAEVFGVSPDSVTAEMRRQAKMFNYGIAYGITDFGLAARLKTSREEARAFMDAYFARYARVADYMREAVERCRRDGDVRTLLGRRLPVPDILSRHRPTRERAERVAINAAIQGTAADIIKLAMLKIARELLPRFPGVEMVLQIHDELLFEMPKDLVRDVAPEIRRLMADAYPLRVPLPVDAGIGPNWLDLTDVA
- the coaE gene encoding dephospho-CoA kinase (Dephospho-CoA kinase (CoaE) performs the final step in coenzyme A biosynthesis.), which produces MVRRRPGALRIGLTGGVASGKSTVAAALRARGAAIVDADAIAREVVRPGEPAYQGIVEAFGPSVVGPDGALDRKALARRVFADEDARRRLNALTHPHIRRRMAEEAARLTASGGTPVIVFDIPLLLDTTDGRDLALDGIVVVYADPETRLRRLTARDGLPEDDARRRLAAQTPLEDKVKRANWVIDNSGRPEETEAQVERFWQTLMERARG
- the uvrB gene encoding excinuclease ABC subunit UvrB; protein product: MAQFKMVTDQAPAGDQPQAIAKLIEGTRRGDRYQTLLGVTGSGKTFTVAKVIEAIQRPTLVLAHNKTLAAQLYGEIRQFFPDNAVRYFVSYYDYYQPEAYVPQTDLYIAKDASINDEIDRLRHASTKALMERRDVVVVASVSCIYGLGSPQDYEDVMLFVRRGERRSRDDILRRLVDIQYERNDIDFARGRFRVRGDVIEVFPAYEDRAVRIELFGDEVERIHEVNPLTGEILDGKPAVAIWPAKHWVTTASKLEQSLGRIEAELRERLQWFKDQGKLLEAQRLEFRTKYDLEMLREVGYCPGIENYSRHLAGRAAGERPGCLLDYFPKDFLVFLDESHVTVPQVRGMVEGDRARKRNLVDFGFRLPSAFDNRPLTFEEFGALVPQAVFVSATPGPYELEVSTQVVEQIVRPTGLVDPQVEIRPAKGQVDDLIAEIKAQVEKGERTLVTTLTKRMAEDLADYLQEMGVKVHYLHAEVETLQRVQILKDLRLGTYDVLVGINLLREGLDLPEVSLVAILDADREGYLRSETSLVQTMGRAARNVGGRVLLYADETTDSMRRAIEETNRRRVIQVRYNEEHGITPQSIVKPILDHIELQEVAEDPAGYGGEQDGAAANAPAAPRTGAVLTAEELIGLAEQHRSPVSWDIARLLMLSPAELEQTIEALERAMRHAAGELQFEKAAALRDQINELRKGLGEPFFAAAGGRGRGGRPRGQGGARGRPGRSSWRRR
- a CDS encoding type III pantothenate kinase; the encoded protein is MDTPLLVALNANNTLTKIGVYRGRDLLHHWRVSSDTSRPADEYAVLVRGLFDTAGLRFDAVGGVAISSVVPALTETMGRLARDYFHVAPLVADSDTPTGMRILYENPREVGADRICAAVAAFARHGGPAIVVDLGTATTFSVVSRDGDFLGGAIAPGIGISVDALAEHAAQLHRVPLLAPRTAIGRSTTTAMQAGIVFGFVGLVTDVVRRIRDELGTPAVTVATGGWADLVVGECGCLDHHDPMLVLEGLRLIYERSR